In the genome of Caballeronia sp. NK8, the window ACGGCTGTTGGTGATCGCGCCGTTCGTCATGAACACCTTGCCATCGTTATTGGCGTTGGCGTTCGTCAGATAGCGCACGCTCACGTCGGCGACGCCATAGAGCGTGACCGAGCTTTGCGCGAATGCGGACTGACAGGCGAGCGCGATGAACGAAGCGCCGATGCCGGCGATGGCGCGCGATGTGTTTGTCTTCATGATGTGATGGACGCGTTTAGTTATAAGCAGTTATCGATGCGTTTCGATGGGCCGCCTTTCAGTTCACTGTCTGCGCAGCGATGGCTTCGGCCTGGCGCATGAACGCACGCGTTTTTTAGCACATCAAATGCCGCGATGCTCGGTTTGGTGCAATACGTGTGGTGTTTTTACGCAACAATGCTCGCGATTCACGCTCTTGCCTGAGCCGGCTCGGGCACCGCGCTGAGAAAACCGCGCCCCATCTCCGTCTCGAAGCGCGACGGACTCCCTTCCCAGACGATGCGCGCGTGTTCGAGCACATAGACACGGTCCGCATGCGGCAGCGCGAAGGTGACGTTCTGCTCGCCGAGCAGCACGGTGATCGGCGTGGTCTTCTGCAGCAGTTCCATCGCCTTCGACAATTGCTCCAGAATCACCGGCGCGAGACCGAGTGTCGGCTCGTCGAGAATGAGGAGCTTGGGCTGCATCATCAGCGCCCGTGCGATCGCGAGCATCTGCTGCTCGCCGCCCGAGAGCGTGCGCGCGGTCTGCGCCTGACGCGATTCGAGTATCGGAAAGAGCTCGAAGAGCCATTTGAGTTGACTTGCGCGCGTCTTGTCCGGCAGATGATAGCCGCCGAGATCGAGGTTCTCGCGCACGGTCATGTCGCCGAACAACTCGCGGGTTTCCGGACATTGCACGATGCCCGCGCGCGCGATCGCCGCACCGCTCATGCCTTGCAGATTGCGCGCGCCGTAGCGGATGGTGCCCGCATAGGGCACCAGTCCGGAGATCGCATTGAAGAGCGTGGTCTTGCCCGCGCCGTTCAATCCGACCACCGACACGAACTCGCCCTCGCGCACATGCATGCTCACGCCGTCGAGCGCGCGGGCCTTGCCGTAGAGCACGCCGACATCCTCGACCTGAAGAACCGGCGGCCGGTTGTTCACGACTTCCGCCCCGCGTTCGCGCGCTTCGATCTTGCCGCCGAGATAGACACGTCGAACGGTCTCGTTCTGCATCACCTCGGCGGCTGTGCCTTGCGCGACATACTCGCCGAGATACATCGCGAGCACGCGATCGGCCAGCGCGGCGAGACTCTTCACGTTGTGATCGACGAGCAGCACCGCGCGCCCTTCCGCGCGAAAGCCGCGAATCAGTTCGGAAAACACTTCGGACTCGGCCGCCGTGAGACCCGCGAAAGGCTCATCGACGAGCACGACGCGCGGATCGCGCGCAATCGCCTTCGCCATCTCCATGCGCCGCAGATCGGCGAACGGCAACGTCGCGGGATGACGATGCATCACGCGGCTCAAGCCCACGCGCTCCGCGATCTCGCGCGCGCGCCGGTTGACGTGCGGATCGGCGGCGAGCTTCACGAGCGAATCGGGCAACAGCGCGAGCTTGATGTGCTCAAGCACGGTCTGACGATGCAGCGGCCGCGAATGCTGAAACACGATGCCCACGCCCGCGCGCGCGATGCGATGCGGCAGCCAGCCGCTCATCTCGACGCCATCGACTTTTATCGATCCCGCATTGGGCCGCTCGATGCCCATGATGAGTTTCATCACCGTCGACTTGCCCGAGCCGTTCGGACCAATCAGACCGAGTATCTCGCCGGGCGCGATATCGAAGCCGATGTCCTTCACGGCGACGAGACCGCCGAAGCGTTTCGTCAAGCCGCGCACGGAAAGCAAAGGCGTATCGTTCATTCGCGCTCCCTCACGCGCAGGATGTTGCCGAGCAATCCATCGGGAAAGAACAGGATGACCGCGAGCGCGACGGCCGCGACCACGAATGTATTGATCTGCCCGAGCGGACGCAGGAACTCGCCCGCGACGATGAGAAAGATCGAGCCGAGCACCGCGCCGAGTATCGTGCGTCTTCCGCCGAGCACGGCCGCGATGATGATCTGCACGCCGATGCCGATATCGACCACCGTGCTGACCGATGCCGTGCCTTGATAAAACACCAGCATCGCGCCTGCGAGGCCGGAAAACACCGCGCTGATGCAGAACGCCGCGAGCTTGTGCTTCACGACGTTGAAGCCGAGCGCCTGCGCGCCGACCGTGTCCTGCCCGCTCGCCTGCAGAATCAGGCCGATCGCCGAGCGCGACAAACCAAACAGGATGATCGCGCAGACGATCAGGAACGCGAGCGCGATCCAGTAGTTGATGCCCGCATCGACGGACATGACGTCGGGCACCATCATGCCGATCTCGCCGCCCGTGATGCCCGCGAAGATCACGATCGCGTTTTGCAGCAGCAGGACCGCGACGAGCGTGACGAGACCGAAATACGGCCCGCGCAATCGCAACGCGGGCACCGCGAGCAGCAAGCCGCCGACGAGCGCGACGAGGCCGCCCGCCATCACGCATACCGGTATCGGCGCGGCAGCGTGCGCGTTCAGGATCGCCGCGGAATACGCGCCCAGACCGATCAGGAATGTTGGGCCGAAGTTGACTTCACCGGCGAAGCCGAACAGCAGGTCCCACGACATCGCGAAGACGCCGAAGTAATACGCGACCGTCAGCACGCCGAGAATGTAGCCGGTGAGCCACCACGGCAGCGTGGCGGCGATGATCGCGAGCAGAATCGCACACACCGTCAAACGCGAACGAGCGATGTCTTTCATGATCAGCGCCGTCCGAGAAAGCCTTGCGGCCGCACATACACGACGAGCACGAGCAGCAACAGCGCGGGCAGCGGCCGCAGCGTCGGCGCGATGAGATAAGCGGTGACCGTCTCCAGATAACCCACCACATACGCGGCCATCAACGAACCCGACACGCTCCCCAACCCGCCCAGCACGACGATGGAAAAGGCGCTCGCCGTGAGTTGTCCGGTGTTGTTCGTGCTCACGCCGAGGAACGACGCGAGCAGCACGCCCGCGATGCCCGCGAGCACGCCGTAGAGCGTCCACGCCAGCAGATAGATGCGCGAGAGCTCGAAGCCGAGCAGCGTGAGACCGCGCGGATTCATCGATGCCGCGAGCAGCGCCTTGCCCGCCTTCGTGCGATTCACGAAGAGCCACAGCAAGCCGATCACGACCCAGCAGACCACGGCGATCATGATCTCGTTGTACGGCACGCGCACGCCCGCGATGTTCGCGACGCCGGGAATCAGCGGGCGCATCGTGATGGGGTTGTCGGAGAAGAGCCAGGCCATGCCCTGCTGGATCATGATGCCCCAGAGGAGCGTGCCCGTCAGCACGAAGATTTCTTTCTCCTCTCGGGGAATCGCGGCGGATCGTTGAATGGGCCGCACCACCATGAAGTACGTGATGTACGCGGCGATCATCCCGCAGATCACGCCGAGCGGCGTGCCGAGATAGGTGCCGAGACCCGCTTCGCCCGCGAGCGCCCAGCCGAGCAGCGCGGCGATCAGCATCACGCCGCCGTGGGCGAGATTGAGCACGCCGGAGACGCCGAAGATCAACGTGAAGCCGATCGCGCCGAGCGCATAGAGCGAACTGATCGCGAAGCCGTCGATGAGTATCTGCAGTGGCAACATGGCGGCCTTTATGTCGATGCCAACGTGACGCATGCGCCTTACGCGACGCATGCGCTTCTAATTCGCTGCCGCCTGCACCTTCACGAAAGCCGGGAACTTGACCTTCCCGTTCGCCACCGATTTCGGCCAGATCGCCACTTGCTTGCCGTTCTGCCATTGCAGGTTGATGCCGGTGATATAGCCTTCGCCGTACTTCAACGCATGCGTGAACTGATCGTTCTTGCCGTAGAACTGCCAGCGTCCGATCGTGCCGACATAGTCGGTCTTCTCCAGCGCATCGACCATCTTGTCCGGATCGGTCGATCCTTGATTGCGATGGATCGCGTCCGCGATGATGTACACGAGGTCATAGCTCGTGAAGCCGTCATACGCGGGCGATACGCCCGCAAAGTGCTTCTGATACGACTCGACGAAAGGTACGGTCTTCGGTGTCATCGCGACGCCGGGCGCCGCCGCCGATGCCGTGATCACGCCTTCGGTCGCGCCGTTGGTGTCTTTCCAGAAACTCGTCGTCGTGGCTTGCGAGCTTTGGCCGGACATCGGAATCGGCACTTGCTGGTCGTGCCATTGCACGGTCGGCTGCACGCCGACGTGACTGATGCCCGTGGTGATCGTGTCCGGATGCTTCGCTTCGATCTGGTTGAAGATCGGCGTGAAGTCCGACGTGTCAGGATTGAAGCGGATGTGATCGAGCACCTTGAGGCCCGCTTTCGGCAGGCATTCGAGGTAGCGCTCGTCGAGCGGCTTGGTCCATGCCGCATCTTCGCTCATCACGACGGTCGTCTTCATCTTGAACTCGCCGACGAGCACGTCATGCGAGAAATCGCAGATCGACTGCGCGATGAACGCTGACGTCATCCAGCCGTGGAACGTGTACTTGTAGTTGTTGTAGTCGTCGTGAACGCGCTTCGAGATTTCATTGCTCGCCGCGCCCGGCGTGATGAACGGCATCTTCAGGCGCGCGGACCACGGCTCCATCGCCAGCGCGACTTCGCTGATATAGCTGCCGATGATCGCGACCACTTTGTCCTGGCTCGCCGCGCGCTGAAATGCGCGCACGCCGTCCGACGCCGACGAGTGGTCGTCATACGCGATGATCTGGATTTGCCTGCCGTCGACGCCGCCCTTGGCGTTGATCTCTTCCGCCGCGAGCTGCGCGGCCTTGCTGATCGAAGCGCCCGCCACAGCGGACTCTTCGCTGATGACGCCGATCTTGATCGGCTCTCCCGCCGCATGCGCCGATGCCGACAGACTTAGCCCCGCCGCCACCGTCCCCGTTGCGATGACGGCGTTCACTCCCCGCCACGACTTGCCTTTTGACATCATCAGTCTCCTCTTTGTAGTGGATCGTGGAGCGACGCCAGCCAGACACATGCAGCAATTAAGGATTTGCCGACAAACAGTAGCACTCGCGATTCACACGCTGAATTGGTGATAACGATAAAGACGATCATGCGAAAACGTCATGAATGGACCGCGATACTTTCAAACAGCTTGCGCGATGAATTCACGCAGCCATCGATGCGCGGGATCGCGATGCACACGCTCATGCCAGTACATCGACATTTCGTAGCCCGGCACGTCGACGGGTGGTGCGACGATGCGCAGCTCCGGCCAGTGCTTCGCGAGGCGCAGCGGTTGCATCGAAACGAGATCGGTCGTGGCGAGCACGGAGCGCACGAACAGGAAGTGCGGCACCGAAAGCGCCACATGGCGCTTCATGCCGAGCGTTGCGAGCGTGGCGTCTGTCGGCCCGAAGAACCCGCCGCCATCGGGCGACACGATCACATGTTCCAGCGCACAGAATTGCGCGAGCGTCGGCCGCCGTTTCAATCGCGGATGATCCTTGCGGCCGACGAGCACATAGCTTTCCGTGAAAAGCGCCTGCTGGTGAAAGCCCGCTGTTTCAGCCGATACGATGTGGAACGCGAGATCGATCTCGCCGTTCTCCGCCTGCTTGGCGAGTCGTGGCGGCACGATCTCCAGCACCGCGATGCGCGTGCGCGGCGCGGCCGCGCGCAAGCCGCTCAACGCGGGCAGCAGCACGGTCGATTCGGTGTAGTCGGTGGCGGCGATGCGCCATGTGTTGTCGGCGGTCGCGGGATCGAATGCGGTTTCCGGCGACACCGCGCGTTCGAGCGAGGCCAGCGCTTCGCGCAACGGCTGGCGCAGACTTTCGGCGCGCGCGGTCGGACGCATGCCGCGCGGTCCGGGCAGCAGCAAGGGATCGCCGAAGATATCGCGCAGCTTGGCCAGATGCACGCTCACGGAAGGCTGTGAGAAATGCAGACGCTCGGCTGTACGCGTGACGTTCTGCTCGGCAAGCAGGACATCGAGCGTGACGAGCAGATTGAGATCGAGCCTTCTCAAGATATTATTCATCGTAATTCCTGCAATTTCAAATATTCATTTCCAATATACCCGAGCAGTCTTTAAGCTGGTCTCCATTCCTGAATCGAACTGGAGAAAGCCTGATGAATGTGCTGATCGTATATGCCCATCCCGAACGCCGCTCGCTGAATGGCGCGCTCAATGATTACGCCGTCGAACGCCTGCGCGCCAGCGGCCACCATGTGCAGGTCTCCGACCTGTACGCGATGAACTGGAAAGCCCCGCTCGATGCGCGGGACGTCCGCGAACGCAACGGCGACGCGCCGTTCCACGCGAGCCTGGACTCGAAACACGCGTTCGAGAACGGCCTGCAAAGCCGCGACATCGAGACCGAACAGGACAAGTTGCGCTGGGCCGACGCGCTGATCCTGCAATTCCCGATGTGGTGGTTTTCGATGCCCGCGATCATGAAGGGCTGGGTCGAGCGCGTGTATGCGTACGGCTTTGGTTACGGCGTGGGCGAGCACTCCGAGACGCATTGGGGCGACCGTTACGGCGAAGGCATGATGGCGGGCAAGCGGGCGATGATCGTCGTGACGACGGGCGGATGGGAATCGCATTACAGTGCGCGCGGCATCAACGGCCCGATCGACGACATCCTGTTTCCGATCCAGCACGGCGTGTTGTTCTATCCGGGATTTGACGTGCTGCCGCCGTTTGTCGTCTATCAGACGAGCATGATGGACGACGCGCGACTCGATGCAACTTGTGACGCGCTTGGTCGGCGTCTGGACCGGCTCTTTGATGACACGCCCATCGCGTTTCGCAAGCAGAATCATGGGGATTATGCGATTCCTCATCTCACTCTGCGGGATGAACTCGCTGCTGGACGGAGTGGGTTCGCGGCGCACATTGACTGAGGCTTTCGTCGGATCCCGTGATCGTGTCGGTCTCTTTGCGTTGCCCCTCCCCGGGGCAACGCCAATAAACCAACATGCCAACGGGATCCGACGAAAATCCGAACACCATCCACCGAATAAGCCAACACCAGCGAAAGTGCCTGACTAGCTCTAAGATTGACCCTTCGACGCGCAACGCGACACCAACGAAGGAAGACATCGAATGCTGACGATCTGGGGCAGAGCCAACTCGGTCAATGTACAAAAAGTGCTGTGGTGCTGCGAGGAATTGGGCCTCGCATACGAGCGCATCGACGCGGGCCTGCAATTCGGCCGCAACAACGAACCCGACTATCTCGAGATGAACCCGATGGGCCGCGTGCCCACGTTAGTCGATGGCGATTTCGTGCTGTGGGAATCGAATTCGATCATCCGCTATCTCGCGATGCAATACGGCGCGGCCAGCACGCTCTACCCCGCCGAGCCGAAGGTGCGCGCGAGCACGGACCGTTGGCTCGACTGGTCGCTCTCCACCTTGCAGCCGACCGAGCGCCCGCTCTTCTGGGGCTACATCCGCACGAGCGCGGCGGATCGCGACGTCAAACAGCTCGCCGCCACCGCGAGTGAAGTGGAGAAGCTCTGGCGCGTCGTCGATACGCATCTGAAAGGCCGCGACTATCTCGAAGGCAATACCTTCACTCTCGCCGATCTCGTCATCGCCGCGTATGCGCGCCGCTGGCTCGGTATTGCCGAACTGGTTCGGCCCGCGCTGCCCGAGCTCGAACGCTGGTACGTCGGCATCACGCAGCGCGCGGGCTTTCAGCGTTATGTGTCGCCTGCACTCACCTGAACCGGGACGCATCGCCATGACCATCGAACTGCATACGTGGAACACGCCCAACGGACGCAAGATCAGCGTCGCGCTGGAGGAAATGCAACTGCCCTACACCGTGAAGACGGTGAACATCACGAAAGGCGAGCAGCATGCGCCCGGGTTTTTGCGCATCAGCCCGAACAACCGCATTCCGGCGATCGTCGATCCAGACGGACCCGACGGCCAGCCGATCAGCGTCTTCGAATCCGGCGCGATCCTGCTTTATCTAGGCGAGAAAACCGGCCAGTTCCTGCCCGCGAGTCTGCGCGACCGCGTACCGGTGCTCGAATGGCTGATGTGGCAGATGGGCGGCTTCGGCCCGATGCCGGGACAGGTGCACCATTTCCGCATGGTCGAGGCGGAATCCGATCGGCGCTACGGACTCAAGCGCTATTCCGATGAAACGCGCCGCCTGTATAACGTGCTCGACAAGCGTCTCGCGCAAGTGGAATACGTCGCGGACGATTTGTCCGTCGCCGATTTTGCGATCCTCGGCTGGGCGTGGCGGCATGAACGTCATCAGGTTTCGCTCGACGATTACCCGAACGTCCGCCGCTGGTATGACGCGCTCTTTGCGCGCCCGGGCGTCAGGCGCGGCTTCGAGGTCCAACTCGACGATCTCGCCTGACGCGCTGGTTCGCTTCACGTCCGGGAGGCTCCGGACGTGAAGCGCTGATCTCAATGATGCGCGCGATACTCCGACGCGGCATTCAACTCCGCCTTTGCCTGACGAAGCAGGGTCTCGGCCTTGGATGCGTGGCCGCCGAAGTCTTCATGGCCCGCGCGACGCTGCGCCTCGA includes:
- a CDS encoding ATP-binding cassette domain-containing protein, whose amino-acid sequence is MNDTPLLSVRGLTKRFGGLVAVKDIGFDIAPGEILGLIGPNGSGKSTVMKLIMGIERPNAGSIKVDGVEMSGWLPHRIARAGVGIVFQHSRPLHRQTVLEHIKLALLPDSLVKLAADPHVNRRAREIAERVGLSRVMHRHPATLPFADLRRMEMAKAIARDPRVVLVDEPFAGLTAAESEVFSELIRGFRAEGRAVLLVDHNVKSLAALADRVLAMYLGEYVAQGTAAEVMQNETVRRVYLGGKIEARERGAEVVNNRPPVLQVEDVGVLYGKARALDGVSMHVREGEFVSVVGLNGAGKTTLFNAISGLVPYAGTIRYGARNLQGMSGAAIARAGIVQCPETRELFGDMTVRENLDLGGYHLPDKTRASQLKWLFELFPILESRQAQTARTLSGGEQQMLAIARALMMQPKLLILDEPTLGLAPVILEQLSKAMELLQKTTPITVLLGEQNVTFALPHADRVYVLEHARIVWEGSPSRFETEMGRGFLSAVPEPAQARA
- a CDS encoding branched-chain amino acid ABC transporter permease produces the protein MKDIARSRLTVCAILLAIIAATLPWWLTGYILGVLTVAYYFGVFAMSWDLLFGFAGEVNFGPTFLIGLGAYSAAILNAHAAAPIPVCVMAGGLVALVGGLLLAVPALRLRGPYFGLVTLVAVLLLQNAIVIFAGITGGEIGMMVPDVMSVDAGINYWIALAFLIVCAIILFGLSRSAIGLILQASGQDTVGAQALGFNVVKHKLAAFCISAVFSGLAGAMLVFYQGTASVSTVVDIGIGVQIIIAAVLGGRRTILGAVLGSIFLIVAGEFLRPLGQINTFVVAAVALAVILFFPDGLLGNILRVRERE
- a CDS encoding branched-chain amino acid ABC transporter permease, with amino-acid sequence MLPLQILIDGFAISSLYALGAIGFTLIFGVSGVLNLAHGGVMLIAALLGWALAGEAGLGTYLGTPLGVICGMIAAYITYFMVVRPIQRSAAIPREEKEIFVLTGTLLWGIMIQQGMAWLFSDNPITMRPLIPGVANIAGVRVPYNEIMIAVVCWVVIGLLWLFVNRTKAGKALLAASMNPRGLTLLGFELSRIYLLAWTLYGVLAGIAGVLLASFLGVSTNNTGQLTASAFSIVVLGGLGSVSGSLMAAYVVGYLETVTAYLIAPTLRPLPALLLLVLVVYVRPQGFLGRR
- a CDS encoding ABC transporter substrate-binding protein; this encodes MSKGKSWRGVNAVIATGTVAAGLSLSASAHAAGEPIKIGVISEESAVAGASISKAAQLAAEEINAKGGVDGRQIQIIAYDDHSSASDGVRAFQRAASQDKVVAIIGSYISEVALAMEPWSARLKMPFITPGAASNEISKRVHDDYNNYKYTFHGWMTSAFIAQSICDFSHDVLVGEFKMKTTVVMSEDAAWTKPLDERYLECLPKAGLKVLDHIRFNPDTSDFTPIFNQIEAKHPDTITTGISHVGVQPTVQWHDQQVPIPMSGQSSQATTTSFWKDTNGATEGVITASAAAPGVAMTPKTVPFVESYQKHFAGVSPAYDGFTSYDLVYIIADAIHRNQGSTDPDKMVDALEKTDYVGTIGRWQFYGKNDQFTHALKYGEGYITGINLQWQNGKQVAIWPKSVANGKVKFPAFVKVQAAAN
- a CDS encoding LysR family transcriptional regulator, with product MNNILRRLDLNLLVTLDVLLAEQNVTRTAERLHFSQPSVSVHLAKLRDIFGDPLLLPGPRGMRPTARAESLRQPLREALASLERAVSPETAFDPATADNTWRIAATDYTESTVLLPALSGLRAAAPRTRIAVLEIVPPRLAKQAENGEIDLAFHIVSAETAGFHQQALFTESYVLVGRKDHPRLKRRPTLAQFCALEHVIVSPDGGGFFGPTDATLATLGMKRHVALSVPHFLFVRSVLATTDLVSMQPLRLAKHWPELRIVAPPVDVPGYEMSMYWHERVHRDPAHRWLREFIAQAV
- a CDS encoding NAD(P)H-dependent oxidoreductase, which codes for MNVLIVYAHPERRSLNGALNDYAVERLRASGHHVQVSDLYAMNWKAPLDARDVRERNGDAPFHASLDSKHAFENGLQSRDIETEQDKLRWADALILQFPMWWFSMPAIMKGWVERVYAYGFGYGVGEHSETHWGDRYGEGMMAGKRAMIVVTTGGWESHYSARGINGPIDDILFPIQHGVLFYPGFDVLPPFVVYQTSMMDDARLDATCDALGRRLDRLFDDTPIAFRKQNHGDYAIPHLTLRDELAAGRSGFAAHID
- a CDS encoding glutathione S-transferase family protein translates to MLTIWGRANSVNVQKVLWCCEELGLAYERIDAGLQFGRNNEPDYLEMNPMGRVPTLVDGDFVLWESNSIIRYLAMQYGAASTLYPAEPKVRASTDRWLDWSLSTLQPTERPLFWGYIRTSAADRDVKQLAATASEVEKLWRVVDTHLKGRDYLEGNTFTLADLVIAAYARRWLGIAELVRPALPELERWYVGITQRAGFQRYVSPALT
- a CDS encoding glutathione S-transferase family protein, whose translation is MTIELHTWNTPNGRKISVALEEMQLPYTVKTVNITKGEQHAPGFLRISPNNRIPAIVDPDGPDGQPISVFESGAILLYLGEKTGQFLPASLRDRVPVLEWLMWQMGGFGPMPGQVHHFRMVEAESDRRYGLKRYSDETRRLYNVLDKRLAQVEYVADDLSVADFAILGWAWRHERHQVSLDDYPNVRRWYDALFARPGVRRGFEVQLDDLA